The genomic window ATAAAAAGGTGACAATCAAACTCAAGAAAAAGGGTGGCGTTACATGCATACCTATTCCTCAATGACGACACTGGCCTTGACTTTCTTCATACACGTGCGCATCAAATGGATAGCATATATATCCCTGTGTTTGTATATCGTTGTAAAGACTGTTAGCATCTAATTAAATTATGCAGACAAATCATATGTGTGGAAAAGGAACAATTATCAAATAAAATAATTAGTAAGGCTGCTAGCTAGTTTTGTGTAGGCACGATGTGGCACCCGTTGAAGTAGCAAACAGACGGCATGCCGTGACTCCAAATTGATGCTCTCCCATGACAGAAAaagtaaaccccccccccccccccccccccgcgtttaGCAAGTGTTTTGGCTTTTACACGGATTCGTTTAGTTTTGTGATTAAAAATCCAACCAAGATTCACACTCGCTCTGCAACCACCGATATTTTTCAGAGTTCGAATAGGCTCAATCAATCCTTGTGTACTGGTATATACATAATCCTAGCCAACCGAGAGGATAATGTCCAACATTGGAAAATCCAAATTAAGAAGAGCTGAATGGGTCGACCAGATAATCAAATTTCTATTCTTATCTTAACTGTCAAAAGATATGTACATGCGACAAAGTTGACTCACACTGATGAAATACTCTATAAAATAGATTTAATTCTTGTTTTTTGGTCACATGCAGATTATGGATATACTGCCACGAGGCAGATCCTTTTCGAATGGCCTGGGGGCTTTCTTTTTCTTTGTAAGCAGGTCTTTTCAGCATTGATGATTCGCTTTGGGTTGCATCATCGAATAATCAGTAATAGAAGTCTGTTTGTGTGAATCGATGAAGAGGCCAGGGGTTGATCCTGTATGCCAAAAGAAGTATTCTTTAGAAAGAATTTACTTCTTACTCGAAGTGTTCAACTGTAGGGATAAAAATTATTTTTGGTTCACTATATATGTCCTCTTTGATGTCCAATCCCTAATACATTTTATAAAACTATCAGGGGACATAATCTGACATGACCTGAAAGAAAATTGCACGATAAACTAATGTAAGTAAAATTTTGTTAATttatttagtaacttcaaaatttGAGAGCGTTGTAACAATAATCACATTACAAGAACTAAATTAGTCTGCTGAGGACATGTAGTATTGAAAATGGTTTGATTCAAGAAAAGTAAATAGTGTTTAATTTGTCGATGGTATGAACTATCAAGGTGTGAAACCAAGTCCTTTCTAGACCATGAAGATCAAAGAAAAGTGCTACTAGTATGGAAGAACAAAGTACATGACTAACAAGCAGGAAGGAAACATGATGAAACTACTATGTGTTTACTAAAACAAAAGAAGTTTATATTTTTCACATTCTCGAATAAGCGACTTTGACCAAAAATATTGGTGCAAATATGCAAATAAATAATTAGAAAAGACTGGAATAATTATTTTGGATTGGCAGGTATATTTTTTGGGTTGCAAACTATTTTTGTGAGAAATTTATGATACAACTATATATAGCTTAGAAATCCAAATATAGTTTTTGGGTTTCATGATTAAATATAAAGAAACCTGACTACATGTTGCTTTTCGGAATAGAGCTAGTGCATTAATTATGCATTATGCATGAGAATTTAAACAAACTAGTATGCACCAAAAGTATGCTGTTCATCCATATCTTCTGGTCAATTTTACTTCTTTTTTACACCAAGATAATTTTACTCATTCATGTGGGTTATGGATGGCCAGCATGTTGTACTACATGCATCAAGTACATTTTACCCTGAACCAATACATCAACATCCAAGTTGCTAAAATAGAATAATACCTAGTTCCCACTTGCTACACGCTAGAAAACCACATATAATATGGAGTTTTCGGGGGGTGCAAACATGAAAATCTCCACCATCGCTTCAAATTAAGCACAAACAAAAATACGCCCCACCATATTATTCCCCTTCCATGCATACATGTACACAAGTAGATGCATCCAAAATAGAAACACCACAATAGAGTGCAGCATTTTAGTGCTCGAGCTCCATGGAACCCGTTTTTTGAAACATTCAAAATCACATTTCaaggtttcaaaaaattctgataaCAATTCCACGTCGACATATGGATGTATACTACATATGTGCAAATTTTCGTGAGAAAATACATTGACATGCAAACTACACCAATTTAATGGTGAACAGTACACACCATGTTAACTGTTTTCAAATTTAGACATGTTTCTCATGGAAATTTAGACACATACAGTATACATCCGTAATACAATAATGTAAAAAATCAGATTTTTGTGAAACTTCcaaattagtttttttttgaaaaaaaaaactccaCGGAGCTCGAGCACGAAAACCCATCTCTCTAGCACAATATCTATATATACACCACCAACACATGTGTACACAACCCACAGCAACCACCATCTTGTTTCCAGCCGTAGCTAGAACAGCAACTCATCTGAACCGGtaaacacacatacacacacaacaTTATTTCCATATGTACCTAGCTTAGCTCAGCTAGTATCATTGCAAGAAACCACAGAAAACAAACCAGCCATGGGGGTGGAAATCCTGAGCTCCATGGTGGAGGACTCCTCCCAGTACTCTTCCGGCGCGTCCACGGCCACGACGGAGTCAGGCACCACGGGAAGAGCACTGACGGCTCTGAGCCTACCAGTCGCCATCGCCGACGAGTCCGTGACCTCGGCGCAGTCGGCGCCGTCGCGGTTCAAGGGCGTGGTGCCTCAGCCCAACGGGCGGTGGGGTTCCCAGATCTACGAGCGCCACGCTCGCGTCTGGCTCGGCACGTTCCCGGACCAGGACTTGGCGGCGCGCGCCTACGACGTAGCCGCGCTCAGGTACCGCGGCCGCGATGCCGCCACCAACTTCCCGTGCGCGGccgcggaggcggagctcgccttCCTGGGGGCGCACTCCAAGGCCGAGATCGTCGACATGCTCCGGAAGCACACCTACGCCGACGAGCTCCGCCAGGGTCTGCGACGCGGCCGCGGCATGGGGGCGCGCGCGCAGCCGACGCCATCGTGGGCGCGGGAGCCCCTCTTCGAGAAGGCCGTGACCCCAAGCGATGTCGGCAAGCTCAATCGCCTCGTGGTGCCGAAGCAACACGCCGAGAAGCACTTCCCTCTGAAGCGCACCCCGGAGAGGACGACCACCACCGGCAACGGCGTGCTGCTCAACTTTGAGGACGGTGAGGGGAAGGTGTGGAGGTTCCGGTACTCGTATTGGAACAGCAGCCAGAGCTACGTGCTCACAAAGGGCTGGAGTCGCTTCGTCCGGGAGAAGGGCCTCGCTGCCGGCGACTCCATCATCTTCTCGTGCTCGGCGTACGGCCAGGAGAAGCAGCTCTTCATCGACTGCAAGAAGAATACGACCGTCAACAGCGGCAAATCGGCGTCGCCGCTGCCAGTGGTGGAGACTGCCAAAGGAGAACAAGTCCGCGTCGTTAGGCTGTTCGGTGTCGACATCGCCGGAGTGAAGAGGGGGCGAGCGGCGACGGCGGAGCAAGGCCCGCCGGAGTTGCTCAAGAGGCAATGCGTTCCACTTCCACACGGTCAGCGCTCTCCTGCCCTAGGTGCTTTCGTCTTATAGCATCTGCACATACAGCTCTATATATTTATACTTTTCCTCCCTTTTCTTCTTGTTGTTAAATGATATATGCTGATCCTGTTCGTGGATTAGATAAATTCTCTGTAGAACTCTATTGCAAGCCGGATTGCAAATTGAGTTGTATTAATATGTAATTATGTGTGTGTGCACAACTAGGAATTCTAGCTAGAGAGGTCACAATGACCCGACGATGTTGGTTGCACATCTATGTATGTACTATCATTTTGGCGCATCAAAAAGTTCCATTCTGCCTTCTCATCAAGAGATGTGTTTGTGTATGTTTCAATGAAAATTTGTTCACTGCTTAATATATTGGCAATATTCATTTTGCTACACTAATTGATATCCGCTCAGCCACTATATAAGGAAGCAGTTAAAAATGTCTACTAAACCAGTATTTTGCAACATGCATGCAGGAAAAAAAATTAGGCGCTGAATTGCTTGCTGGCCTTGGATTGTTACAATCTATTTCATTAATTCAGTCGT from Triticum aestivum cultivar Chinese Spring chromosome 3B, IWGSC CS RefSeq v2.1, whole genome shotgun sequence includes these protein-coding regions:
- the LOC123064649 gene encoding AP2/ERF and B3 domain-containing protein Os01g0141000, coding for MGVEILSSMVEDSSQYSSGASTATTESGTTGRALTALSLPVAIADESVTSAQSAPSRFKGVVPQPNGRWGSQIYERHARVWLGTFPDQDLAARAYDVAALRYRGRDAATNFPCAAAEAELAFLGAHSKAEIVDMLRKHTYADELRQGLRRGRGMGARAQPTPSWAREPLFEKAVTPSDVGKLNRLVVPKQHAEKHFPLKRTPERTTTTGNGVLLNFEDGEGKVWRFRYSYWNSSQSYVLTKGWSRFVREKGLAAGDSIIFSCSAYGQEKQLFIDCKKNTTVNSGKSASPLPVVETAKGEQVRVVRLFGVDIAGVKRGRAATAEQGPPELLKRQCVPLPHGQRSPALGAFVL